One genomic segment of Pseudoalteromonas sp. GCY includes these proteins:
- a CDS encoding YeaH/YhbH family protein, with the protein MAHFIDRRLNGKNKSTLNRQRFIRRYKKQIKKAVSEAINKRSVTDISSGESISIPQRDISEPTFHQGKGGDRELIHPGNDQFSTGDRIQRPPSGQGGGSGDGEASNQGEGQDDFVFSISKDEYLDLLFEDLELPNLQQSQLDKLMQMKTHRAGFCNDGMPTNLDIVRSLKGSMARRIAMTSSKRRELRELEEELASMLSEPVPPQQKINDIELRIQVLKEQIAAVPFIDNYDLRFRNYERRPHPTSKAVMFCLMDVSGSMDQATKDMAKRFYILLYQFLTRTYKDIEVVYIRHHTQAKEVDEQEFFYSQETGGTIVSSALKLMDEIIQERYAQGDWNIYAAQASDGDNWADDSPQCTQILSNKLLKIVRYYAYIEITTRAHQSLWREYQGVANSFDNFAMQHIRGVEDIYPIFRELFKKNKNKQSAA; encoded by the coding sequence ATGGCGCATTTTATTGACCGCCGTCTTAACGGCAAAAATAAGAGCACTCTGAACCGCCAACGTTTTATCCGCCGCTACAAAAAGCAGATAAAGAAAGCGGTTTCAGAGGCCATCAACAAACGTAGTGTAACTGATATCTCCAGTGGAGAAAGTATTTCTATCCCACAACGAGATATCAGCGAGCCCACTTTCCATCAGGGTAAAGGGGGTGACAGAGAGCTCATTCACCCAGGTAACGATCAATTTTCAACGGGCGATCGGATCCAGCGCCCTCCTTCTGGGCAAGGTGGTGGGTCAGGTGATGGCGAGGCGAGCAACCAAGGCGAAGGACAAGACGACTTTGTATTCTCTATCTCAAAAGACGAATACTTAGACCTATTGTTTGAAGACTTGGAGTTACCCAACTTACAACAAAGCCAGTTAGATAAATTAATGCAAATGAAAACGCATCGAGCTGGCTTTTGTAATGATGGTATGCCTACTAACCTAGATATTGTACGCAGTTTAAAAGGCTCAATGGCACGCCGTATTGCGATGACCTCGAGTAAACGCCGGGAGTTAAGGGAGTTGGAGGAAGAACTGGCGAGTATGCTTTCTGAACCTGTTCCTCCTCAACAGAAAATCAATGATATAGAACTGCGGATCCAAGTGCTAAAAGAGCAAATAGCCGCGGTGCCTTTCATCGACAATTACGACTTACGCTTTCGTAATTACGAAAGGCGTCCACACCCCACAAGCAAAGCGGTCATGTTTTGCTTGATGGATGTGTCTGGCTCAATGGATCAAGCCACAAAAGACATGGCAAAACGTTTTTATATTTTGCTCTATCAGTTCTTAACCCGCACTTATAAAGATATTGAGGTAGTCTATATCCGCCACCATACCCAAGCAAAAGAAGTAGACGAGCAAGAGTTTTTCTACTCGCAAGAGACGGGTGGCACAATTGTCTCAAGTGCACTGAAATTAATGGATGAAATCATTCAAGAGCGTTATGCCCAAGGCGATTGGAATATTTACGCCGCACAAGCCTCTGACGGCGATAACTGGGCAGATGATTCTCCACAATGCACCCAGATACTCTCTAACAAACTACTTAAAATTGTCCGCTACTATGCGTATATAGAGATAACGACCCGTGCACACCAAAGTCTGTGGCGGGAGTATCAAGGAGTAGCCAACTCATTTGACAACTTTGCTATGCAGCACATTCGAGGTGTAGAAGATATTTATCCTATCTTTAGAGAATTGTTCAAGAAGAACAAAAATAAGCAAAGTGCGGCATAA
- a CDS encoding Grx4 family monothiol glutaredoxin, which translates to METIDKIKQQIEENPIILYMKGSPKLPNCGFSSQASQALMACGEQFAYVDILLNPDIRAELPHYANWPTFPQLWVEGELIGGCDIIIEMFQKGELQPLIAETAAKYKKDEAAAE; encoded by the coding sequence ATGGAAACTATTGACAAGATTAAACAGCAGATCGAAGAAAACCCAATCATTCTATATATGAAAGGGTCGCCAAAACTACCTAACTGTGGTTTCTCTTCGCAAGCGTCTCAGGCTTTGATGGCGTGTGGTGAGCAGTTTGCTTATGTTGACATTTTATTAAATCCAGACATTCGTGCTGAACTACCGCATTATGCGAACTGGCCAACTTTCCCACAGCTTTGGGTAGAGGGTGAGTTAATCGGTGGTTGTGACATCATCATTGAGATGTTCCAAAAGGGTGAGCTTCAACCTCTTATTGCTGAAACAGCTGCTAAATATAAGAAAGACGAAGCAGCAGCGGAATAA
- a CDS encoding Fe-Mn family superoxide dismutase, giving the protein MAFELPSLPYALNALEPHISQETLEFHHGKHHNTYVVKLNGLIEGTDFEGKSLEEIVCSSEGGVFNNAAQIWNHTFYWHSLAPNAGGEPTGKVAELINAKWGSFAAFQEAFNDKAVNNFGSSWTWLVQLADGSLDIVNTSNAATPLTEEGVTPIITVDLWEHAYYIDYRNVRPDYLKGFWALVNWDFANSNLA; this is encoded by the coding sequence ATGGCATTTGAACTACCGTCACTACCTTATGCACTAAATGCTCTTGAGCCGCACATCTCTCAAGAGACGCTAGAATTCCACCACGGTAAGCACCACAACACATACGTTGTAAAGCTTAACGGTCTTATCGAAGGTACTGACTTTGAAGGTAAATCACTAGAAGAGATCGTATGTAGCTCAGAAGGTGGTGTTTTCAACAATGCTGCTCAAATCTGGAACCACACTTTCTACTGGCACAGCCTTGCGCCAAATGCAGGTGGCGAACCAACAGGTAAAGTTGCTGAACTAATTAATGCAAAATGGGGCTCATTCGCAGCATTCCAAGAAGCTTTCAACGACAAAGCAGTTAACAACTTTGGTTCAAGCTGGACTTGGTTAGTACAACTAGCTGACGGCTCTCTAGATATCGTTAACACTTCAAATGCAGCGACTCCGCTGACTGAAGAAGGTGTTACCCCTATCATCACAGTTGACCTGTGGGAACACGCTTACTACATTGATTATCGTAATGTTCGTCCTGATTACCTTAAAGGTTTCTGGGCACTTGTTAACTGGGATTTCGCAAACAGCAATCTAGCTTAA
- a CDS encoding PrkA family serine protein kinase, whose translation MTIFEHYQARYEAAQEEEYTIAEFLEICKNDKSAYASAPERLLMAIGEPEMIDTSKDARLSRLFSNRVIARYPAFNEFYGMEDAIEQIVSYLKHAAQGLEECKQVLYLLGPVGGGKSSIAEKLKYLMQKVPVYSLKGSPVNDHPLCLFSPQEDADLLEKEYGIPGRYIKTIMSPWATKRLHEYNGDITQFKVVKRYPSILDQIAIAKTEPGDENNQDISALVGKVDIRKLEHFAQNDPDAYAYSGALCLANQGLMEFVEMFKAPIKVLHPLLTATQEGNYNGTEGISALPFSGLILAHSNESEWQTFKNNKNNEAFLDRVYIVKVPYCLRVSEEVKIYEKLIENSELREAPCAPGTLETLAKFSALSRIKEPENSSIYSKMRVYDGESLKDTDPKAKSYQEYRDYAGVDEGMNGLSTRFAFKILSRVFNFDHSEVAANPVHLFYVLEQQIEREQFNAEVQERYLSHLKGYLIPQYVEFIGKELQTAYLESYSEYGQNIFDRYVTYADFWIQDQEYRDPDTGQLFDRAALNGELEKIEKPAGISNPKDFRNEIVNFVLRARAHHNGDNPVWTSYEKLRTVIEKKMFSNTEDLLPVISFNAKTSADDQKKHEDFVNRMVDKGYTQKQVRLLSEWYLRVRKSQ comes from the coding sequence ATGACAATATTTGAACATTATCAGGCCAGATATGAAGCCGCGCAAGAAGAAGAGTACACCATCGCGGAATTTCTTGAAATTTGTAAGAATGACAAATCAGCCTATGCCAGCGCACCTGAGCGACTTCTGATGGCTATAGGCGAACCAGAAATGATCGATACGTCGAAAGATGCCAGACTTAGTCGGCTATTTTCGAATAGAGTAATAGCTCGATACCCTGCCTTCAATGAGTTTTACGGTATGGAGGATGCCATTGAACAAATCGTATCGTATCTCAAACATGCCGCACAGGGGCTTGAAGAGTGCAAACAAGTACTCTATTTACTCGGCCCGGTAGGTGGTGGTAAATCGTCTATCGCAGAAAAGCTCAAGTATTTGATGCAAAAGGTGCCGGTTTATTCTTTAAAAGGCTCACCCGTTAATGACCACCCGCTTTGCTTATTTAGCCCTCAAGAAGATGCTGATCTACTTGAAAAAGAGTACGGCATTCCTGGGCGCTATATTAAAACGATAATGTCTCCATGGGCGACCAAACGTTTACATGAGTACAATGGGGATATTACGCAGTTTAAGGTCGTAAAACGCTACCCTTCCATTCTTGATCAAATTGCTATTGCTAAAACAGAGCCTGGGGATGAGAACAACCAAGATATCTCAGCGCTGGTGGGCAAAGTCGATATTCGTAAACTGGAGCATTTCGCTCAAAATGACCCTGATGCCTATGCGTATTCTGGGGCCCTATGTCTTGCGAACCAAGGTTTGATGGAGTTTGTCGAGATGTTTAAAGCACCCATTAAGGTGCTACACCCGCTGCTAACTGCAACCCAAGAAGGCAACTACAATGGTACGGAGGGTATTTCCGCCCTACCATTTAGCGGGCTAATACTTGCTCACTCTAACGAGTCTGAATGGCAAACTTTTAAGAACAATAAAAACAACGAGGCATTTTTAGACCGTGTTTACATCGTTAAAGTGCCCTATTGTTTACGCGTGTCTGAAGAGGTCAAAATTTACGAGAAGCTTATTGAAAATAGTGAGCTCAGGGAAGCCCCCTGTGCGCCTGGCACTTTAGAAACTTTAGCGAAGTTTTCAGCACTGTCTCGGATTAAAGAGCCAGAGAACTCCAGTATCTATTCAAAAATGCGGGTGTACGATGGTGAAAGCTTAAAAGACACAGATCCAAAAGCTAAGTCCTATCAAGAATACAGAGATTATGCTGGCGTGGACGAAGGCATGAACGGCCTTTCAACTCGCTTTGCCTTTAAGATCCTCTCTCGTGTGTTTAACTTTGACCATAGTGAAGTCGCAGCAAACCCTGTTCATTTGTTCTATGTACTTGAGCAGCAAATTGAGCGCGAACAATTTAACGCTGAAGTACAAGAGCGTTACCTAAGCCATCTAAAAGGGTATCTAATCCCACAATATGTCGAATTTATTGGTAAAGAGCTACAAACAGCTTACCTTGAGTCTTACTCTGAGTACGGCCAAAATATTTTCGACCGCTATGTTACCTATGCAGACTTTTGGATCCAAGATCAGGAATATCGTGACCCAGATACTGGTCAACTGTTTGATAGAGCCGCGCTTAACGGCGAGCTGGAAAAGATTGAAAAGCCAGCCGGTATTTCCAATCCAAAAGATTTCCGTAACGAGATAGTCAACTTTGTTTTAAGAGCAAGAGCCCATCACAATGGTGACAATCCAGTTTGGACCAGCTATGAAAAACTAAGAACGGTTATCGAGAAGAAAATGTTCTCTAATACCGAAGACTTACTCCCTGTAATTTCATTTAATGCAAAAACCTCAGCTGACGATCAGAAGAAGCACGAGGACTTTGTCAATCGTATGGTTGATAAAGGCTATACCCAAAAACAAGTTCGCCTACTTTCAGAATGGTATTTAAGAGTTAGAAAGTCACAGTAA